The genomic interval ATGTAAAATTACAGGTATCTCAGGAACAGGCATCCCAGCGAGACCGCAATGACCAGCACGGTGGCCGGGACGCAGTATTTGCAGTATTTGCCCCAGCTGATGGGGTGACCACTCTTGGCCGACACGGACGTGGCCACGACGTTGGCCGATGCGCCGATGGGCGTGGCGTTGCCGCCGAGGTCGGTGCCGAGCGACAGCGCCCAGGCGAGCACGGACAGATCCATGCCCTGCGTCGCCGCGATGGACTGCACGACCGGGACCATGGTGGCCGCGAACGGAATGTTGTCGATCAGTGCGCTGCACACGGCCGACAGCAGCAGAATGATGAGGATGACGACCTTGATGCTGCCGCCGCTGATATTCGAGATGAACTGCGCGATGAGCTTGAGCACGCCGGTCTGCTCCAGGCCCGCAACGGAGATGAACAGGCCGATGAAAAACAGCAGCGTCTTGTAGTCCACACCGCGGAGGACTTCCTTGACCGCAGCGCCGCCGTTGGTAAACACGGTCACGAGCAGCGTCAGGCACGCGACGATGACGCCGATGCACGAGACGGTCAGGCCGGTCTGTGCGTGCGTCACGAGCAGCGCGACCGCGATGAGAAACACGATCACATCCGCGACGAACGCCTTGCGGTTGGCGATGGCGGTCGCCGGAGCGGGGCAGACGGCGTCGGCCGGGCGGGCGGCCTCGCTCGCCTTGAGCGGCTTGCGGAAGCACAGCCAGAAGAAGATCAGCACGAACACAAAGCAGATGCCGATGATGACGCCGGTGTTTTTAATGAAGTCCGTGAAGGTATAGCCGAGCGCGGTGCCGATGATGATGTTGGGGGGATCGCCGCACATGGTGGCAGCGCCGCCGAGGTTGGCGCAGAAGACTTCCGACAGGATCATCGGGACAGGGTCAAAGCACAGGATCTGTGCCAGCTCCAGCGTGACGGTCGCAAGAAACAGCACGACCGTGATGCTGTCGATGAACATGGCCAGAAACGCGGACATGGCCATGAAGCACAGCAGCAGCGGCACGACGTGGTAGTGCGCGAGCTTTGCCAGCGACAGGCACAGCCAGCGGAAGAAGCCGGATTTGCCGAGGCCCTCGACCATGATCATCATACCGGTGATGAAGAAGATGGTCGACCAGTTGACGCCGGAGCTTGCGCTCTCCGAAGCGCCGTACCAGAAGTCAGTGCGGAAGATCGCACCGAGGTTCAGAGCATTTTTGATCGCGTCCCAGCTGTGCATGCAGATGCCGAACACGACCACGAGCACGAGGGCTGCACTGCCAAGGGTGACATACTGGCGCTCGAATTTGTCCATGATGATGAGCGCAAACATGCCGACGAAGATGACAGCCGCAAGGATTTGAGCAGTCATGGAAAGACCTTCTTTCTTGCTTGAAATTTGCGGGGAGTGCCGACGCAGAGGCATCGAAGAAAGAGGGTTGCTTCGCGGTGGTGTTCTTCCCCAACAGGAGAGGAATTTTAGCGCGCTCGATGGCAAAAGTCAAGGGCTTTTCGCAAATCTGAGCGGGTTCTTATCAGACTTTTCAATGCTTGATATTACAGGCATTTATAGGCGATGATCGTCGCGCCGCCCTTGCCCTCATAGCGCTTGATCTGATACTTGTTCGGGAAGGCGGCCAGCAGCTCCGGCAGCTTGCTGTAGCCGTAGGCGCGCACGTTGAAATCGGGCTTGACGCGCTTGATGTACAGCCCCGAGGAGCTGACGTTGACAAAGCCGTCGGCGTCCTGATACTTCTCGGACGCGATGTGCAGCAGGTTGTGGATCTCGCCGATATTGGGCTTTTTCGGTTCCGGCTCGGGTTCGGGTTCCGGCGTCGGCTCCGGCTCGGCGGAAGGCGCGGCTTCGGCAGCGGGCTTTTTCGTGCTGCGGGTGGTCTTTTTCGTCTTGCGGGCGGGCTTTTTGGCCGCGGGCTCTGCGGCGTGCTCGGCGGCTGCCGGCTTTTCGTCTGCCTTGGACAGGTAGTCGATGAGGATGAAGTCGTCGCACGCATTTTTGAACGACTCCGGCGTCGTCGTCACGCCGGCGCCGATGATGTACAGGCCCGACTCGCGCAGACGGATGGCCAGCGGCGTGAAGTCGCTGTCGCTCGACACGAGCACGAGCGCGTCATACATATTGTTGTGCAGCAGATCCATGGCTCCGATGACCATGGCGATGTCGGTCGTGTTTTTGCCGGCAACGTAGTCAAACTGCTGCTCGGCGCGGATGGCGAGGCGCTTGAGCTCCGGCTCCCAGTTTTTCAGCGAGTCCTTGCGCCAGTTGCCGTAGGCTTTTTTCACGACGATGCGGCCGTAGGCCGACACCTCGTGCAGCACGGCCTCCAGCTTGGACAGCTGCGTGTTGTCCGCGTCGATGAGCACGGCGATTTTCTGGAAATTTTCCATAGATATTACTCCCAAACCGCCCCGTGGGCGGTGATTTTTTCTCCATTATAACGTTTTTGCGCGCAAAATGCAACGAAAGCGGGGATCATGCCCCGCTTTCCCTGCGCGCCCTATGCGCCCTCGTCCGCGGCCGCCGGGCACTGGCGGCCGTTGGGGTCGATGCTCGTGTCGCCGGGGAGGATCATCTGCGAGATCGGGATGATGGAATACCCGTCGGCGATGAGCGCCTCAATGATCCCGGCCAGTGCCTCCGGCGTGTGCTCGGCCGCGTTGTGGAACAGCACGATGCTGCCCGGCTGCACGCGCGTGAGCACGCGCGAGGTGATCTCGTCGCTGCTCAGGCCCTTCCAGTCGAGGGAATCGACGTCCCACTGGATGACGTGCATGCCCAGGCCGTTGATGGTGCTCACGACCGTGTCGTTGTACTCCCCGTAGGGACAGCGAAACAGCGTCGGCCGCGTACCGGTGACGGCCTCAATTTTATCGGCGCAGGTGTTGACCTCCGTCTGGATCTGCTCGGCGCTCAGCTGCGCCATGTGCGGGTGCGTGGACGAGTGGTTCATGACCTCGTTGCCCGCGTCTGCGAGCGCCTTGACCGACTCCGGATATTTGTCCACCCATTCGCCCACGACGAAGAAGGTCGCGTGGACGTTGTACTTGTTGAGGATGTCGATGAGCATCTGCGTGTCCTCGTTGCCCCAGGCCGCGTCGAATGACAGACTCACGACGCGGTCGTCGCGCTGCACGCTGTAGATGGGCAGCACGCGCTTGGCCGCGCTCACGCCCACGATCGCGGGGCTGTTGACCGCCCAGAACATGAGCGCGATGGCCAGCACCATCGCGCACACGCTCAGCAGTTTCCGGTGTTTTCTGACGGCTTGCCGCACTTTGTACATTGCACCACCTCCGGCTTTCTGCCTTCATCCTATGAGCAGGGGGTGCGCGGTATGCGCCGATTGGTTTACATAACTTTTGCCCATGCGCAGAAAAAACGCCCGCACACGAAACGGTGTGCGGGCGCAAACGCTCAAAACAGGCCGGTGATGCGGCCGTCGTCATCGACGTCGATGTTTTCGGCGGCCGGGACTTTCGGCAGGCCGGGCATCGTGAGCACGTCGCCCGTGAGCGCGACGAGAAAGCCCGCCCCGGCGGACACGGTCACGCTGCGCACGGTCACGGTGAAGCCCGCGGGCGCGCCGAGCAGCGCAGGGTCGTCCGACAGGCTCGCCTGCGTCTTGGCGATGCACACCGGCAGGCCGCCGAAGCCGAGCGCCTCCAGCTCGCGGATCTGTCTGCGCGCGGCGGGCAGGATCTCCGCGCCCGCGCCGCCGTAGACCCGGCGCACGACAGCCGTGATCTTTTCCTCGACCGGTGCGTCGAGCTCGTAGGCAAAACGGAAACGGTTCTCCGTTTCGCACAGGCGCACGACCTCGCGCGCGAGCGCCTCGCCGCCGCGGCCGCCGTCGGCCCAGACGGTGGACAGCACGACGTTGACGCCCAGCTCCCCGCACAGCTCCGTCAGCAGTGCGATCTCGCGGTCGGTGTCGGTGGGGAAGCGGTTGATGGCCACGACGCACGGCAGGCCGAACGTGTCGCGGATGCAGCGCACATGGTGCAGCAGGTTCGGCACGCCGCGGCGCAGCGCGTCGAGATCCTCCGTGCCGAGTTCGTTCAGCGCCAGACCGCCGTGCATTTTCAGTGCGCGCACCGTCGCCACCACGACGGCGGCGTCCGGCCGCAGTCCGGCGAGCCGGCACTTGATGTCCAGAAACTTCTCCGCGCCGAGATCCGCGCCGAAGCCGGCCTCCGTCACGGCGTAGTCGCAGCGGTGCATGGCCATGCGCGTGGCGAGCACGCTGTTGCACCCGTGCGCGATGTTGGCAAACGGCCCACCATGCACGAACGCCGGCGTGCCCTCGAGCGTCTGCACGAGGTTGGGCTTGAGCGCGTCGCGCAGCAGCGCCGCCATCGCGCCCACGGCCTTGAGGTCGCGCGCCGTGACGGGTCGGCCGTCATACGTGTAGCCCACGATGATGCGGCCCAGCCGCGCCTTCAGATCGGCCATGGACTCTGCCAGGCAGAGTACGGCCATGATCTCGCTGGCGGCCGTGATGTCAAAGCCGTCCTCGTGCGGCACGCCGTTGGCCCTGCCGCCGAGCCCGCCGACGATGCAGCGCAGCTGCCGGTCGTTCATGTCCACGCAGCGCCGCCACGTGATGCGCCGCGGGTCGATGCCGAGGGCGTTGCCCTGCTGGATGTGGTTGTCGAGCATGGCGGCGAGCAGGTTGTTCGCCGCGCCGATGGCGTGAAAGTCGCCGGTGAAGTGCAGGTCGATGTCCTCCATCGGCACGATCTGCGCGTAGCCGCCGCCGGTTGCGCCGCCCTTGCGCCCGAACACCGGGCCGAGCGACGGCTCGCGCAGCGCGACGGCCGCGTCCTTCCCGATGCGGCGCAGCGCGTCGGCCAGACCGATGGTCGTGGTCGTCTTGCCCTCGCCAGCGGGCGTGGGCGTGATGGCCGTGACGAGGATCAGTTTGCCTTTTCCGCGCGGCGGCTGCCCGAGCACGGACAGGGCCACCTTCGCCTTATGGCGGCCATACGGCTCTATATCAGCATCGTCGATGCCGACGGTGCGTGCAATGTCACAGATCGGCTGCATCGTGCAGCGCTGGGCGATCTCCAGATCGCTTTGATATCCCATATAACCCCTCCCTTGGATGCGTGTACCCTTTATCATACCTGACGGCGGCGGGTTTGTAAAGCTTGACGCGGGGTGGATTTTCCGCTATCATGGGCCGGATGATGAGGTGATGACCATGCAGTATCTCTGCGCGCCGATGGAGGGCGTGACCGGCGACCTGTTCCGGCAGGCGCAGCGGCAGACGTTCCCCGCGGCGGACAG from Clostridiales bacterium carries:
- a CDS encoding SLC13 family permease, producing MTAQILAAVIFVGMFALIIMDKFERQYVTLGSAALVLVVVFGICMHSWDAIKNALNLGAIFRTDFWYGASESASSGVNWSTIFFITGMMIMVEGLGKSGFFRWLCLSLAKLAHYHVVPLLLCFMAMSAFLAMFIDSITVVLFLATVTLELAQILCFDPVPMILSEVFCANLGGAATMCGDPPNIIIGTALGYTFTDFIKNTGVIIGICFVFVLIFFWLCFRKPLKASEAARPADAVCPAPATAIANRKAFVADVIVFLIAVALLVTHAQTGLTVSCIGVIVACLTLLVTVFTNGGAAVKEVLRGVDYKTLLFFIGLFISVAGLEQTGVLKLIAQFISNISGGSIKVVILIILLLSAVCSALIDNIPFAATMVPVVQSIAATQGMDLSVLAWALSLGTDLGGNATPIGASANVVATSVSAKSGHPISWGKYCKYCVPATVLVIAVSLGCLFLRYL
- a CDS encoding NYN domain-containing protein codes for the protein MENFQKIAVLIDADNTQLSKLEAVLHEVSAYGRIVVKKAYGNWRKDSLKNWEPELKRLAIRAEQQFDYVAGKNTTDIAMVIGAMDLLHNNMYDALVLVSSDSDFTPLAIRLRESGLYIIGAGVTTTPESFKNACDDFILIDYLSKADEKPAAAEHAAEPAAKKPARKTKKTTRSTKKPAAEAAPSAEPEPTPEPEPEPEPKKPNIGEIHNLLHIASEKYQDADGFVNVSSSGLYIKRVKPDFNVRAYGYSKLPELLAAFPNKYQIKRYEGKGGATIIAYKCL
- a CDS encoding polysaccharide deacetylase family protein; amino-acid sequence: MYKVRQAVRKHRKLLSVCAMVLAIALMFWAVNSPAIVGVSAAKRVLPIYSVQRDDRVVSLSFDAAWGNEDTQMLIDILNKYNVHATFFVVGEWVDKYPESVKALADAGNEVMNHSSTHPHMAQLSAEQIQTEVNTCADKIEAVTGTRPTLFRCPYGEYNDTVVSTINGLGMHVIQWDVDSLDWKGLSSDEITSRVLTRVQPGSIVLFHNAAEHTPEALAGIIEALIADGYSIIPISQMILPGDTSIDPNGRQCPAAADEGA
- a CDS encoding formate--tetrahydrofolate ligase, which encodes MGYQSDLEIAQRCTMQPICDIARTVGIDDADIEPYGRHKAKVALSVLGQPPRGKGKLILVTAITPTPAGEGKTTTTIGLADALRRIGKDAAVALREPSLGPVFGRKGGATGGGYAQIVPMEDIDLHFTGDFHAIGAANNLLAAMLDNHIQQGNALGIDPRRITWRRCVDMNDRQLRCIVGGLGGRANGVPHEDGFDITAASEIMAVLCLAESMADLKARLGRIIVGYTYDGRPVTARDLKAVGAMAALLRDALKPNLVQTLEGTPAFVHGGPFANIAHGCNSVLATRMAMHRCDYAVTEAGFGADLGAEKFLDIKCRLAGLRPDAAVVVATVRALKMHGGLALNELGTEDLDALRRGVPNLLHHVRCIRDTFGLPCVVAINRFPTDTDREIALLTELCGELGVNVVLSTVWADGGRGGEALAREVVRLCETENRFRFAYELDAPVEEKITAVVRRVYGGAGAEILPAARRQIRELEALGFGGLPVCIAKTQASLSDDPALLGAPAGFTVTVRSVTVSAGAGFLVALTGDVLTMPGLPKVPAAENIDVDDDGRITGLF